Proteins encoded together in one Fibrobacter sp. UWEL window:
- a CDS encoding fibrobacter succinogenes major paralogous domain-containing protein has product MKKNFLTSVAFALTLGLVACGDDGSSNSVTNGEKGEVITLADGSGEKVCDDKLDGWVAEAVGKDFRRCQNGEWIKITANEASAEDEIIGGVTVLQSSSSETIPGSSSSVTLSSSSSVIPDPDRGSSSSSEIPGQAGNDIESSSSVLTLSSSSVPIEDPGSSSSSVITSEAKQSSSSIASSCSVVSSSSVESSSSVVSSSSSSSVLIEDLSSSSVASSSSAKSSSSVASSSSVKSSSSVVVVKGSMTDSRDGQAYKTVTIGTQTWMAENLNYAYKGVKYNYDGYTSDSTSWCGGGSSTTAGDCSIYGRLYTWSAVMDSAAQFNVNVGTKCGNGKTCTPNSPHRGICPEGWHVPTNEEYSTLYTYVGGTGSAGQKLKANTSLWYSNTGTDEYGFSVLPAGYRDYSGKFYREGDNAILWSASEDNYNVAWAWGQDFGYSDDDAYQDNYSKYNGRSLRCLKD; this is encoded by the coding sequence ATGAAAAAGAATTTCTTGACAAGTGTTGCTTTTGCGCTGACTTTGGGCCTTGTGGCCTGCGGCGATGATGGTTCCTCCAATTCGGTGACGAATGGGGAAAAGGGCGAAGTGATTACCCTGGCTGATGGCAGTGGAGAAAAGGTTTGTGACGACAAGCTGGATGGCTGGGTGGCTGAGGCTGTCGGCAAGGATTTCCGCCGTTGCCAGAATGGCGAATGGATAAAGATAACTGCAAACGAAGCTTCTGCCGAAGACGAAATCATCGGCGGGGTGACTGTGTTGCAGAGTTCGTCTTCTGAAACCATTCCAGGTTCCTCTTCCAGCGTCACCCTGAGCTCCTCCTCCAGTGTCATCCCCGACCCCGATCGGGGATCTAGCAGTTCTAGCGAGATTCCCGGTCAAGCCGGGAATGACATTGAATCATCATCCTCGGTATTGACGCTCTCGTCATCCTCGGTCCCAATCGAGGATCCTGGCAGTTCTTCCTCTAGTGTCATTACGAGCGAAGCGAAGCAATCCAGTAGTTCTATAGCAAGTTCCTGCTCTGTAGTTTCCTCTAGTTCCGTGGAGTCATCTTCGTCGGTTGTAAGTTCTTCTTCGTCATCCTCGGTCCTGATCGAGGATCTCAGCAGCAGCTCTGTTGCATCTTCCAGCTCCGCGAAGTCTTCGTCGTCGGTAGCAAGTAGTTCCTCGGTAAAGAGTAGTAGCAGTGTAGTTGTTGTAAAGGGGTCCATGACCGATTCTCGCGACGGTCAAGCCTACAAGACAGTCACCATCGGCACCCAGACCTGGATGGCAGAGAATTTGAACTACGCCTATAAGGGAGTGAAGTACAACTATGACGGTTACACCTCCGATTCCACCAGTTGGTGCGGTGGCGGCAGTAGTACAACTGCTGGTGACTGTTCCATATACGGTCGCCTTTATACCTGGAGTGCCGTGATGGATAGTGCTGCCCAGTTCAATGTAAATGTAGGAACCAAGTGTGGCAATGGCAAGACCTGTACCCCCAATAGCCCCCATCGCGGCATTTGCCCAGAAGGCTGGCATGTGCCCACGAACGAGGAGTACAGCACTCTGTACACCTATGTTGGTGGGACTGGCTCTGCCGGTCAGAAGCTGAAGGCCAACACAAGCCTGTGGTACAGCAATACGGGTACGGACGAGTACGGCTTCTCGGTGCTCCCCGCCGGTTACAGGGACTACAGTGGCAAATTCTACCGTGAGGGCGACAACGCCATCTTGTGGTCTGCCTCTGAGGACAATTACAACGTCGCGTGGGCGTGGGGCCAGGACTTCGGCTACAGTGACGACGACGCATACCAAGACAACTACAGCAAGTACAACGGTCGGAGTTTGCGTTGCCTCAAGGACTAA
- a CDS encoding PD40 domain-containing protein, with product MKMMKFAKASLIAALACSSVFAQQGAPKGAAVDPTADEQKALDALKGKVEGVIAWSTSRANSHHDIWLMNADGSNAHALTNSDNVDWFPRISPDGSKVLFNRSKGGWVPENDANYPEKWELWTMDIDGSNQVKVVDNATWGTWRPDGKTIVFSRAGKVFTMDLSSKAESLVLDGEVAFNKKDVILQEPNMSPDGKHLAITLRGSMRETGVWDLEKKSWTKSGDGCQIDWNFDGSKLYRVNPTGNGGTAAPSEILWFSAKDGKQVEKVGFFGIPKNVRLMDLPGRRSHEYFPRLSPDGQWLVWGATDKGHDHDMFDYELYMWKIGEPVETATRITYHSGNDRWPDIWLGKVPVKETPAAAVADVKAQAVTAIAGGVSEAKMDELIQAIDRLTEAVKALNK from the coding sequence ATGAAAATGATGAAGTTTGCGAAGGCATCCTTGATTGCCGCATTGGCTTGTTCTTCTGTTTTTGCCCAGCAGGGTGCCCCCAAGGGTGCTGCCGTGGATCCTACAGCCGATGAACAGAAGGCTCTGGATGCTTTAAAGGGTAAGGTGGAAGGCGTAATCGCCTGGTCTACCAGCCGAGCAAATTCTCATCACGATATTTGGCTTATGAATGCCGATGGTTCCAATGCCCATGCATTGACCAATAGCGACAATGTGGACTGGTTCCCCCGTATTTCTCCTGATGGCTCCAAGGTGCTCTTTAACCGCAGTAAGGGCGGTTGGGTTCCCGAAAATGATGCTAACTACCCGGAGAAATGGGAACTCTGGACCATGGATATTGACGGGTCCAATCAGGTGAAGGTTGTGGATAACGCTACCTGGGGCACCTGGCGTCCTGATGGCAAGACCATCGTCTTTAGCCGTGCCGGCAAGGTCTTTACCATGGATCTCTCTTCCAAGGCAGAATCCCTGGTTCTGGATGGAGAAGTTGCCTTCAATAAGAAGGATGTGATTCTCCAGGAACCCAACATGAGTCCGGATGGCAAGCACTTGGCTATTACCCTCCGCGGTTCCATGCGTGAAACAGGTGTTTGGGATCTGGAAAAGAAGAGCTGGACTAAGTCCGGTGACGGTTGCCAGATTGACTGGAATTTTGATGGCTCCAAGCTCTACCGCGTAAATCCCACGGGTAACGGTGGTACTGCCGCTCCTAGCGAAATCCTGTGGTTCTCCGCCAAGGATGGTAAGCAGGTGGAAAAGGTGGGCTTCTTCGGTATTCCCAAGAATGTTCGTCTCATGGACCTGCCCGGTCGTCGCAGTCATGAATATTTCCCCCGCCTCTCACCCGATGGACAGTGGCTGGTCTGGGGTGCTACCGACAAGGGTCACGACCACGATATGTTCGACTATGAACTGTACATGTGGAAGATTGGTGAACCGGTGGAAACTGCTACCCGTATTACCTACCACTCTGGTAACGACCGCTGGCCTGATATCTGGCTGGGCAAGGTTCCTGTGAAGGAAACTCCCGCGGCTGCAGTGGCTGACGTGAAAGCTCAGGCTGTTACGGCCATTGCCGGCGGTGTCAGCGAAGCCAAAATGGATGAATTGATCCAGGCCATCGACCGCCTGACCGAAGCTGTTAAGGCTTTGAATAAGTAA
- a CDS encoding TrmH family RNA methyltransferase, translating into MFSEKKFLATKETSKYKRLAELLRVIILQLGDDVPRARREFETYAEWMKLPAEETLVGKNQAQMIDLYKTFRTRAGLGFERDVYLEQEPGDREVANEKPIQFAVLVHNLRSAFNVGSIIRSTDCFGLEGVHLSGYSCSPDHVTVKSAARGCQEWIPIKRWEDPFDCINWHKENGYEIIALETGEDIPDINKVTWPEKGLIILGNEELGIAPEIMAATTMKVTIPMAGRKASMNVAGAFAIMAFKIRSSYSA; encoded by the coding sequence ATGTTCTCTGAAAAGAAATTTCTAGCAACGAAGGAAACCTCCAAATACAAACGTTTGGCGGAACTCCTCCGTGTTATCATTTTGCAGTTAGGTGATGACGTTCCCCGCGCTCGTCGTGAATTCGAGACCTATGCGGAATGGATGAAGCTTCCTGCAGAGGAAACTCTGGTGGGCAAGAATCAGGCACAGATGATTGACCTGTACAAGACTTTCCGTACCCGCGCAGGCCTTGGCTTTGAACGTGACGTTTATCTGGAGCAGGAACCGGGCGACCGCGAAGTGGCTAACGAAAAGCCGATCCAGTTTGCGGTTCTGGTCCACAACCTTCGTAGCGCCTTTAACGTGGGTTCCATTATCCGTAGTACCGACTGCTTCGGCTTGGAAGGCGTACACCTTAGCGGATATAGCTGCAGTCCCGATCATGTGACTGTGAAAAGTGCTGCTCGCGGTTGCCAGGAATGGATTCCCATCAAGCGCTGGGAAGATCCCTTTGACTGCATCAACTGGCACAAGGAAAACGGCTACGAGATTATCGCCCTTGAAACCGGCGAAGACATTCCCGATATAAACAAAGTAACGTGGCCGGAAAAGGGCCTGATTATCTTGGGAAACGAAGAACTTGGTATCGCTCCCGAAATCATGGCCGCAACTACTATGAAGGTGACCATTCCTATGGCAGGTCGCAAGGCCAGCATGAATGTGGCAGGAGCATTCGCCATTATGGCGTTTAAAATCCGCTCAAGCTATTCTGCATAA
- a CDS encoding TIGR02171 family protein produces the protein MMGKFAKYAGALGLAAFTVSCTHHDANPMYQDDYDVSEVEYGKDEAHEGLIHIQSAGHYTYVGTNKVNANKKEMPAMKVKFDYDFSIGEHEVTQAEYASVMGGEPAPGCENLPIANVTFGDMVMYANNRSKLEGYDTVYTFTAVDYDSLHHVNGFENFVFNPEVDGYRLPTEAEWIFAASHGWDVSDGWNLTNSGEQAHDVCSKARNNLGICDMAGNLAEWVSDWLGYFKDTTVTNFVGAPDGGSLGERVLKGGSFKHSVARTNLHSRLDTYTVISKNRDNYVGGRIAFGKIEKPVWMAADGSTSSSIMKSLVKASTLKKKLGTLRAKMAFVNRLTDNLVYMNFNESSFTVKEIKDSLGIKVRHPDISPDGEWVAFSTGGEGISGKSELYVRRLNLAGTDLVKLDVESAAIPRFQVTDAGDTVIVYVTTADVNTDSEFFKTTSTWQVPFSGGKFGTPEKLFDGNYHGGVSPDGKLAVTGARILRARIQHEESYTDTVWFDSVQACNASLSQDGTKRTLFLDFAKRNGPGREFVGKDYGVHERMFVADSTGNLLQSVGAPGDLAFDHTEWINGKNLAVASVYDVNGSHTKLVLIDLQDSSVTDLVKGDELWDPCLRVLNVNLPEDEKFLNLDSAGVYMTATSDITTRIMKIKMEYFWQYREVTEVAVIGSSRSFSGLDPTAVTSHFTINLAYSAEDLTATNFFVSNYILPLMPKLKAVVITLDYDRWFVKDENWKAWFGDIPGYRYDENHDFWKDGVPKSMLNLTRSAMTPDDEESYTFGYNNGLYHSESEGWVDENPEVSWDVNWYRNNPDAYAYNREKLVAILKAAKEKGILVIGAVFPQSPYYVKKNVWGRYGLTLDHTKEIQDDMKSLQEEYGNFIIFDEYKDGVNDYVYEDFSNEDHLGLQGAVKVAERLDSLLMKELDP, from the coding sequence ATGATGGGTAAATTTGCAAAATATGCGGGGGCGCTAGGTCTGGCGGCGTTCACTGTTTCCTGTACCCATCACGATGCCAATCCGATGTATCAGGACGATTATGATGTTTCTGAAGTGGAGTATGGAAAGGATGAAGCCCATGAGGGACTTATCCATATTCAGTCTGCAGGGCACTATACATACGTAGGCACCAATAAGGTCAATGCCAACAAGAAAGAAATGCCTGCGATGAAGGTTAAGTTTGATTATGACTTCTCCATTGGCGAACACGAAGTGACTCAGGCCGAATATGCTTCGGTGATGGGCGGCGAACCTGCTCCTGGTTGCGAAAATCTTCCCATTGCCAATGTGACCTTTGGTGACATGGTCATGTATGCCAATAACCGCTCTAAGCTGGAAGGCTACGATACAGTTTATACATTCACTGCAGTGGATTATGATAGTCTTCATCATGTGAATGGCTTTGAAAACTTCGTGTTCAATCCCGAAGTGGATGGATATCGACTGCCTACGGAAGCGGAATGGATTTTTGCAGCCTCCCATGGCTGGGATGTTTCTGATGGCTGGAATTTGACCAATTCCGGTGAACAGGCTCATGATGTTTGTTCCAAGGCAAGGAACAATCTGGGTATTTGTGATATGGCGGGTAACCTTGCTGAATGGGTAAGCGATTGGCTTGGCTATTTCAAGGATACTACCGTTACGAATTTTGTAGGCGCTCCCGATGGCGGCTCCCTTGGGGAACGAGTCCTTAAGGGCGGTAGCTTCAAGCATAGTGTGGCCCGCACGAATCTTCATTCCCGTTTAGACACCTATACGGTGATTTCCAAAAACAGGGATAACTATGTGGGCGGCCGTATCGCCTTCGGTAAAATTGAGAAGCCGGTCTGGATGGCTGCCGATGGTTCCACATCCTCTTCTATTATGAAGTCTCTGGTAAAGGCCTCTACCCTCAAGAAAAAGCTGGGAACCCTCCGTGCAAAGATGGCCTTTGTGAACCGTCTGACCGACAATTTGGTCTACATGAATTTTAATGAAAGTTCCTTTACGGTGAAGGAAATCAAGGATTCTCTGGGCATCAAGGTGCGCCATCCGGATATTTCTCCCGACGGGGAGTGGGTCGCATTCTCCACAGGTGGGGAAGGTATTTCCGGCAAATCTGAACTGTATGTTCGTCGCCTCAATCTGGCTGGTACCGACTTGGTGAAGCTGGATGTGGAATCTGCTGCAATTCCCCGCTTTCAGGTGACGGACGCCGGAGATACGGTCATTGTCTACGTGACTACCGCTGACGTGAATACGGATTCTGAATTCTTCAAGACCACAAGCACCTGGCAGGTGCCATTCTCTGGTGGAAAATTTGGTACTCCCGAAAAGCTTTTTGACGGAAACTACCACGGGGGCGTTTCTCCCGATGGAAAGCTTGCTGTTACTGGCGCTCGCATCCTGAGGGCACGTATTCAACATGAGGAATCCTACACGGATACCGTCTGGTTTGACAGCGTTCAGGCTTGTAACGCCTCCCTTTCTCAGGATGGAACCAAACGAACCCTGTTCCTGGATTTCGCGAAGAGGAATGGTCCTGGTCGTGAATTCGTGGGGAAGGACTATGGCGTTCACGAACGGATGTTCGTTGCTGATAGTACTGGTAACCTTCTTCAGAGTGTTGGTGCTCCTGGTGATCTCGCTTTTGACCATACGGAATGGATTAACGGTAAGAATCTTGCTGTAGCCTCTGTCTATGACGTGAACGGTAGCCATACAAAGCTTGTATTGATTGACTTGCAGGATAGTTCCGTAACCGACCTGGTAAAGGGTGATGAACTTTGGGATCCTTGCTTACGTGTATTGAACGTGAATCTTCCGGAAGATGAAAAATTCCTGAATCTGGATAGTGCGGGCGTGTACATGACTGCCACCTCGGATATTACCACTCGCATTATGAAAATCAAGATGGAGTATTTCTGGCAGTATCGTGAAGTAACGGAAGTGGCCGTCATAGGTTCTTCTCGTTCCTTCTCTGGCTTGGATCCAACTGCGGTGACCTCTCACTTTACCATCAATCTGGCTTATTCCGCAGAAGATCTTACTGCGACGAACTTCTTTGTGTCTAATTATATCTTGCCCTTAATGCCGAAACTGAAGGCTGTTGTGATCACTCTAGATTACGATCGCTGGTTTGTGAAGGATGAAAATTGGAAGGCTTGGTTTGGCGATATTCCTGGATATCGTTATGACGAAAATCATGACTTCTGGAAGGATGGAGTTCCCAAGAGCATGCTGAACTTGACTCGCAGCGCCATGACTCCGGATGATGAGGAATCCTATACCTTTGGCTATAACAATGGCTTGTACCATTCTGAATCTGAAGGCTGGGTGGATGAAAATCCGGAAGTTTCCTGGGATGTGAATTGGTATCGCAATAATCCCGATGCCTATGCATACAATCGCGAAAAGCTAGTTGCAATTCTGAAGGCCGCAAAGGAAAAGGGCATTCTCGTGATTGGCGCAGTGTTCCCTCAGTCTCCCTATTACGTCAAGAAAAACGTATGGGGCCGTTATGGCCTTACCTTGGATCACACCAAAGAAATCCAGGATGACATGAAATCCCTGCAGGAAGAATATGGCAATTTCATCATCTTTGACGAATACAAGGATGGCGTGAACGATTATGTGTATGAAGACTTCTCCAATGAGGATCACTTGGGCTTGCAAGGTGCAGTGAAGGTGGCTGAACGTCTGGATTCCCTGCTGATGAAGGAACTGGATCCGTAA
- a CDS encoding TIGR02171 family protein, with product MKFLLGLFLLLLAACSDSESSAPSSSGKDLEGFILMPAPKDGVILGTDSEKAQPMDRPQMKVMLNYDFHIAQHEVTCQDFADYPDVLPNLSCEGNHVITGITYYDAVLLSNAKSKAEKRDTVYSYSKIVRDQEGYCVNLVGFRFNPEAEGYRLPTEAEWVYAFSVHYDSKQINEDFTFFAKEWVNDWLGRFRDTTVTNYVGAPNGGSFDEHVVKGGNFSAGTPVIDLYSRGDIYVVSASSRAQYIGFRLAIGKIPSAVWLDNDGVAVHNSQSILLTQPEVRAATGSYQVKLVYRDNVSENLVYVDFNNGKPTLVEVDDSLNNFHPDISPDGQWVVFSTGMEGVTGESQVFATRFGSSAISVKLNVENAALPRFRVTAEGDTVVVYVTDGGDNSAEGNFLAQSTWQVPFSKGVFGTPEKLFDGAYHGGVRRDNQFAVTGARLLRSRVGDKHLVWYDSAQACNVSLSQDGSNRTLFLDFGGKPGREFAGTKYGVHEQILIADSTGKLIQMIPAPEGYSFDHTEWVKGAHLIVASLTNPSGNHEKVVLINTADSSITDFVGGDDLYHPCMWIENGLGNLDIDDSLDPDSAGLYLGSKFLQEDIFWRYKMELLWKYRDSADVAVVGSSRAVDGVRPRIMDSSGFVLNLAQIPNSIFTTRDFVKNYVLPHLNKLKYLVVSLDIDFWWKGDDEGDNFFIQSYKEYPGFVYDENHNYWRDGYPKGLYELTNLAPGVANGSSQYLKEYGFTGQSCVDWGEEPPAIATDTTNVQDSILLERSFEALQEMVEFARQKDVIVIGAIFPQSPAYKNTGAYGRHGVRRSLASHMIARLKSFESSNFVLLDENKMGEHDYSSNMFENYDHLCFGGAKRFSNRLDSLIASLE from the coding sequence ATGAAATTTCTTCTGGGCCTTTTCCTGCTATTGCTTGCTGCCTGTAGCGATTCGGAATCTTCCGCACCGTCTTCTTCGGGGAAGGACCTAGAGGGCTTTATTTTAATGCCTGCTCCCAAGGATGGTGTGATTCTTGGTACTGATTCTGAAAAGGCGCAGCCTATGGATCGCCCTCAGATGAAGGTGATGCTTAATTATGATTTCCATATTGCCCAGCATGAAGTGACCTGCCAGGATTTTGCGGACTATCCGGATGTTCTTCCTAATTTGTCTTGCGAAGGTAATCATGTCATTACGGGAATTACCTATTACGATGCAGTTCTTCTTTCCAATGCCAAGAGTAAGGCGGAAAAACGGGACACAGTATATTCCTATTCCAAGATTGTTCGAGATCAGGAAGGATATTGCGTTAATTTAGTAGGTTTTAGGTTTAATCCTGAAGCAGAAGGCTATCGCTTGCCTACGGAGGCGGAATGGGTTTACGCATTTAGCGTTCATTACGATTCAAAGCAAATCAATGAAGATTTTACCTTTTTTGCCAAAGAGTGGGTCAATGATTGGCTCGGACGCTTTAGGGATACTACTGTAACCAATTATGTCGGGGCTCCTAATGGAGGCTCCTTTGATGAACATGTGGTGAAAGGGGGTAACTTTAGTGCGGGTACACCTGTCATTGACTTGTATAGTCGAGGAGATATTTATGTGGTTTCCGCATCTTCCCGCGCCCAGTATATCGGATTTCGTCTAGCGATTGGGAAAATTCCATCTGCAGTTTGGTTAGACAATGACGGTGTGGCTGTACATAACTCTCAATCCATTCTTTTGACTCAACCAGAAGTGCGGGCGGCTACAGGTTCTTATCAGGTAAAGCTGGTGTACAGGGATAACGTTAGTGAGAATCTTGTATATGTAGATTTCAATAACGGTAAACCTACTTTGGTGGAAGTGGATGATTCCTTAAACAATTTCCATCCGGACATTTCTCCGGATGGTCAATGGGTGGTGTTCTCCACGGGAATGGAAGGCGTTACCGGAGAATCGCAAGTTTTTGCAACACGGTTTGGATCTAGCGCAATCTCTGTCAAATTGAATGTCGAAAATGCTGCTCTTCCTCGATTCCGTGTGACTGCAGAAGGGGATACCGTAGTTGTGTATGTTACCGATGGCGGTGATAATTCCGCTGAAGGTAATTTCCTCGCACAGAGTACCTGGCAGGTCCCTTTCTCCAAAGGGGTATTTGGAACGCCCGAGAAATTGTTTGATGGCGCATATCATGGGGGAGTCCGCAGGGACAATCAGTTTGCTGTTACAGGCGCAAGGCTGTTGCGTTCCCGTGTAGGTGATAAGCATCTGGTCTGGTATGATTCTGCCCAGGCTTGCAATGTTTCTTTATCCCAGGACGGTTCCAATCGTACCTTGTTCCTGGATTTTGGCGGAAAGCCTGGACGGGAATTTGCTGGAACCAAGTATGGTGTTCATGAACAGATTCTGATTGCAGATAGTACCGGCAAGTTGATTCAAATGATTCCTGCTCCGGAGGGCTATTCCTTTGATCATACGGAATGGGTAAAAGGGGCTCATCTGATTGTCGCCTCCTTAACCAATCCTTCGGGCAATCATGAAAAGGTGGTGCTGATCAACACTGCAGATAGTAGCATAACGGATTTCGTAGGTGGAGACGATCTGTACCATCCCTGTATGTGGATTGAAAATGGTTTAGGAAATCTGGATATTGATGATTCTCTGGATCCCGACAGTGCGGGACTTTACCTCGGTAGCAAATTCTTGCAGGAGGATATTTTTTGGCGCTATAAGATGGAACTGCTTTGGAAGTATCGGGATAGTGCCGATGTAGCCGTAGTGGGGTCGTCAAGAGCTGTGGATGGCGTTCGCCCCCGCATTATGGATTCCTCGGGATTTGTGTTGAATTTGGCTCAGATTCCTAACTCAATTTTTACCACCAGGGATTTTGTCAAGAATTATGTCTTGCCCCATTTAAATAAACTGAAATATTTGGTGGTTTCCTTGGATATTGACTTCTGGTGGAAAGGGGATGACGAAGGGGATAACTTCTTCATTCAGTCCTACAAGGAATATCCTGGTTTCGTTTATGATGAAAATCATAATTACTGGAGGGATGGATACCCTAAGGGTCTCTACGAGTTGACGAACCTCGCTCCAGGTGTAGCAAATGGAAGTAGCCAATACCTTAAGGAATATGGCTTTACAGGACAAAGCTGTGTTGACTGGGGTGAAGAACCTCCTGCTATTGCCACGGACACCACAAACGTGCAGGATTCAATCTTGCTGGAACGTAGCTTTGAGGCCCTTCAGGAAATGGTTGAATTCGCCCGTCAGAAAGATGTGATTGTTATCGGCGCCATATTCCCTCAGTCTCCGGCCTATAAGAATACGGGAGCTTATGGAAGACATGGTGTACGTCGCAGCCTTGCATCCCATATGATCGCTCGTCTTAAGAGTTTTGAATCCAGTAACTTTGTTCTTCTGGATGAAAATAAGATGGGTGAGCATGATTATAGTTCCAATATGTTTGAGAACTATGATCATCTGTGCTTTGGCGGTGCAAAACGTTTTAGTAATCGTCTAGACTCCTTGATTGCTTCTCTCGAGTAG
- a CDS encoding glycoside hydrolase family 5 protein translates to MKILSIPALACAMTLGFGLASAQTITPSRVGPVSQYGQLMTGKNSAGEGRIYGSCEGVKDGAEVQVRGMSLYWSLLPEAVEFWSEEGVASMVKDMNVQIVRAAMATTSEDWWGCKDLTKSCGDDKSKHITGYASDPSYQTNLMKTVVEAAIKNDIYVIIDWHSHQAHEEVANAKKFFGEMAQAYGQYDHVIFELFNEPKEVSWSTVKGYADQIVPVIRQYSDNLILVGNPKWDQNPNDAIGNEVTDSGKNTAYTLHYYAMSHCVSGTYGWGDGTNDACEGVKGEKAIKAGLSVFISEWGTGTADGGGTPGQSKNDEWQTYINKYKLSWANWSASRIEEGTAAFTSGSNKNSLQYTASGNMVKGYLATNPTTYTKCSTASQGGQTTDPNQGQQGGQTTDPNQGQQGGQTTDPNQNPWAIAGIQSAASLNVAFSGKALEVSGVNAADVELFDLKGHKLMKVDGVRGTLSLAMIPAGQYLVKVSSGSASKVQAITLK, encoded by the coding sequence ATGAAAATTCTGTCTATTCCTGCTCTCGCCTGCGCCATGACTTTAGGTTTTGGCCTGGCCTCCGCACAGACCATCACCCCCTCCCGCGTGGGTCCCGTTAGCCAGTACGGCCAGCTTATGACCGGCAAGAATTCCGCCGGCGAAGGCCGCATTTATGGTTCCTGCGAAGGCGTCAAGGACGGCGCCGAAGTCCAGGTTCGCGGTATGAGCCTTTACTGGAGTCTTTTGCCCGAAGCAGTTGAATTTTGGAGCGAAGAAGGTGTGGCCTCAATGGTAAAAGACATGAACGTCCAGATCGTTCGTGCCGCCATGGCTACTACCTCCGAAGACTGGTGGGGCTGCAAAGATCTTACCAAGAGCTGCGGCGACGACAAATCCAAGCACATCACTGGCTACGCATCTGATCCGAGTTATCAGACAAACCTGATGAAGACCGTGGTTGAAGCCGCCATCAAGAATGACATTTACGTCATTATCGACTGGCATTCTCACCAGGCTCACGAAGAAGTTGCAAACGCAAAGAAGTTCTTCGGAGAAATGGCCCAGGCCTACGGTCAGTACGACCATGTGATTTTCGAGCTGTTCAACGAACCGAAGGAAGTTTCCTGGAGTACCGTGAAGGGCTACGCCGACCAGATCGTTCCTGTAATTCGCCAATACTCCGACAACCTGATTCTCGTGGGTAACCCCAAGTGGGACCAGAATCCCAACGACGCTATTGGAAACGAAGTCACTGACAGTGGCAAGAACACAGCCTACACCCTTCACTACTATGCCATGAGCCACTGCGTCAGCGGAACTTACGGTTGGGGTGATGGTACAAACGACGCTTGTGAAGGAGTCAAGGGCGAGAAGGCTATTAAGGCAGGCCTTTCTGTGTTCATCTCTGAATGGGGTACCGGTACAGCCGATGGCGGTGGCACTCCGGGTCAGAGCAAGAATGATGAATGGCAGACTTACATCAACAAGTATAAACTGTCCTGGGCAAACTGGTCCGCATCCAGGATTGAAGAAGGTACCGCGGCATTTACCAGCGGTTCAAACAAGAATAGCCTCCAGTATACCGCATCTGGAAACATGGTGAAGGGCTATCTGGCAACCAACCCCACTACCTACACCAAGTGTTCTACTGCAAGCCAGGGCGGTCAGACTACCGATCCCAACCAGGGTCAGCAGGGCGGCCAGACTACCGATCCCAACCAGGGACAGCAGGGCGGCCAGACCACCGATCCCAACCAGAATCCTTGGGCAATCGCAGGCATCCAGTCTGCAGCCAGCCTGAATGTGGCATTCTCCGGCAAGGCACTGGAAGTTTCCGGCGTGAACGCAGCTGACGTGGAACTGTTCGACCTGAAGGGCCACAAGCTCATGAAGGTGGACGGCGTTCGCGGCACCCTTTCCCTGGCAATGATTCCGGCGGGTCAGTACCTGGTGAAGGTCTCCAGCGGTTCTGCAAGCAAGGTGCAGGCAATTACCCTGAAGTAA